A single genomic interval of Penicillium psychrofluorescens genome assembly, chromosome: 2 harbors:
- a CDS encoding uncharacterized protein (ID:PFLUO_002689-T1.cds;~source:funannotate), producing the protein MDGPQKKRDTRERVVSYQEQEATASLGSALDPMGNHGRTYNPGPDMIGDLGIVVLQLICDPRQDPSATMASQLLPLELIDKCVGSRIWVIMKGDKGACCIHLFE; encoded by the exons ATGGACGGGCCACAGAAGAAACGAGACACTCGTGAGAGAGTTGTGAGTtatcaagaacaagaagcaacAGCCAGTCTGGGGTCCGCACTAGACCCGATGGGGAACCACGGCAGAACCTATAATCCGGGACCCGACATGATCGGCGACTTGGGAATTGTCGTCCTGCAACTCATCTGCGATCCTCGTCAAGACCCATCCGCAACAATGGCGTCGCAGCTTCTTCCTTTGG AGCTCATTGACAAGTGTGTCGGCTCCCGGATATGGGTGATCATGAAGGGCGACAAAGGTGCGTGCTGCATACACCTATTTGAGTAA
- a CDS encoding uncharacterized protein (ID:PFLUO_002688-T1.cds;~source:funannotate): MTATSQKCDLEPINLHDTDQFAEIQRQRVICGWHYSEQTLQEWKAKQQDGLKSLFWIILPNSTNSNNPIRAGHISLDAYCDPPELDLARADKSVLAISAFFILPEYRAYGLGRRAMSLVEELAIREPYGSINCRSIALTALSKRHIYEEGPEWRGMWERIGLSVPSFSIQEWYEKIGYVSWKEEPLYEEKTLDGGVVTLWEAFMKKML; this comes from the coding sequence ATGACAGCCACGTCTCAAAAGTGCGATCTAGAGCCCATCAATCTCCATGACACAGATCAATTCGCCGAGATTCAAAGACAGCGTGTCATCTGCGGCTGGCACTACAGCGAACAAACCCTACAGGAATGGAAAGCAAAACAACAAGACGGCCTGAAAAGCCTCTTCTGGATAATCTTGCCTAACTccaccaacagcaacaaccccaTCCGCGCCGGCCACATCTCCCTCGACGCATACTGCGATCCACCCGAACTAGACCTCGCGCGCGCAGACAAGTCCGTGCTGGCTATCAGTGCCTTTTTCATTCTGCCCGAATATCGCGCGTATGGATTGGGACGGCGTGCCATGAGCTTagtcgaggaattggccaTCCGAGAGCCGTACGGCAGCATAAACTGTCGGTCTATTGCACTGACTGCCTTGAGTAAACGACATATATATGAAGAGGGCCCGGAATGGAGGGGCATGTGGGAGCGAATTGGCTTGTCGGTGCCGTCGTTTAGTATCCAGGAGTGGTATGAGAAGATTGGGTATGTCAGCTGGAAGGAGGAGCCGCTGTATGAGGAGAAGACTTTAGATGGGGGTGTTGTCACGCTGTGGGAGGCATTTATGAAGAAGATGCTTTAA